A genomic window from Silene latifolia isolate original U9 population chromosome 11, ASM4854445v1, whole genome shotgun sequence includes:
- the LOC141614531 gene encoding uncharacterized protein LOC141614531, producing MLAASIPSEFRQQFASSRELEKRSTDIYRITPIKDESLRSFLARFNKEKVSIPRYDVGTAVEAFRQGLLPNSDLYGELTKLEEDKSYKFGGSCNSKDYDKPNRKRGGRSNNYRSGPYTKPDKSEVNLTQEQQGLIKRLDNMGPVVRWPRKPDNLNPRKDHTKWCEFHMDMGHTTKDCFTLRKEVAYLLKAGYFKDLIKAMGRIEDPSKNNKEKKQERNLPPSPPLYDVKFINGGSEICGLTSSATKKISRTPQTKSPCKPNNIPPITFNDCDLVGIPNIHHDGLVISMQIGTANVRRILVDGGSSVNLIMLDVLKAMKIKEDQITKKSSVLVGFNGKTKNILGKIYLPTYAEGVASYERFGVLDCLSSYNVILGRSWIHNVKVVP from the exons atgttggctgcatctattcccagtgAATTTAGGCAG cagtttgccagcagcagggaGTTGGAAAAGCGTTCCACTGACATATATAGGATTACCCCGATAAAAGATGAGAGCCTTAGAAGTTTTCTTGCTAGATTTAACAAGGAAAAAGTATCAATCCCCAGGTATGACGTCGGCACAGCAGTGGAAGCATTCAGGCAGGGACTGTTACCTAACAGTGACCTTTATGGTGAATTAACCAA GCTAGAGGAAGACAAGAGTTACAAGTTTGGAGGATCTTGCAATTCAAAAGACTATGATAAGCCGAACAGAAAAAGGGGCGGCAGAAGCAATAACTACAGGAGTGGTCCATACACCAAGCCTGATAAATCAGAAGTCAACCTAACGCAAGAACAgcaag GTTTGATCAAACGATTGGATAACATGGGGCCAGTAGTCAGGTGGCCCAGGAAGCCAGACAACCTGAATCCAAGGAAGGACCATACCaaatggtgtgaatttcacatggacatggGGCACACGACAAAAGATTGCTTTACCCTCAGAAAGGAAGTAGCCTACCTGTTGAAAGCTGGATACTTCAAAGACCTGATCAAAGCTATGGGCAGAATTGAAGACCCCAGCAAAAACAATAAGGAGAAGAAGCAGGAACGCAATCTCCCTCCCTCACCTCCACTCTACGATGTAAAATTTATAAATGgtggatcagaaatctgtggcctgaccagttcagcaacAAAGAAAATATCCAGGACGCCTCAAACTAAGTCTCCTTGCAAGCCTAACAACATACCACCCATCACATTCAATGATTGTGATTTGGTAGGCATTCCTAACATTCaccatgatggcctggtaatctCCATGCAAATTGGAACCGCCAATGTAAGGAGGATCTtggtagacggaggcagctcagtaaacctgatcatgctagaTGTGCTCAAAGCCATGAAGATCAAAgaggatcaaatcaccaagaaGTCCAGTGTCTTGGTAGGGTTCAATGGCAAGACGAAGAACATATTGGGAAAAATCTATCTTCCTACCTATGCTGAAGGTGTTGCAtcctatgaaagatttggagtcctagaCTGCCTATCCTcttacaacgtcatcctaggCAGATcttggattcacaatgtcaaggttGTCCCCTAA
- the LOC141614532 gene encoding uncharacterized protein LOC141614532, which translates to MPKKIYHKFISFDIEQIPRNLNTQADALASLASNFTPTFFDKIRIVHILKPAISKPEQVTPVNTDNDCRTKPYYDWFLRGVLPQGRHEARAFKIRASSFSISNNTLFKRSQAGPYLRCLEPHEAKQVLQKIHKGYCVNHKGGRSLASKVLGTGYYWPTLRADYLDYCAKCEACQIHAPINHQPSEILHSISAS; encoded by the coding sequence ATGCCAAAAAAAATTTACCATAAATTCATTTCATTTGACATTGAGCAAATACCAAGAaacctgaatacccaggctgatgctctggccagccttGCTTCAAATTTCACCCCTACTTTTTTTGATAAGATACGTATTGTTCATATACTTAAACCTGCTATCAGCAAACCCGAACAAGTTACTCCTGTCAACACTGACAATGACTGCCGGACTAAACCCTACTACGACTGGTTCCTACGAGGTGTACTACCTCAGGGCAGACACGAAGCCAGAGCATTTAAAATTAGGGCCTCTTCTTTTTCCATCAGCAATAATACTCTGTTTAAAAGATCTCAGGCTGGACCCTATCTAAGGTGCCTTGAACCACATGAAGCCAAGCAAGTACTTCAAAAAATTCATAAAGGATATTGCGTCAATCATAAAggaggaagaagcctggcaagcaaggtactcgGGACTGGCTATTACTGGCCAACCCTGAGGGCTGACTATCTAGACTATTGTGCAAAGTGTGAAGCCTGCCAAATACACGCCCCAATTAATCATCAGCCATCAGAAATACTACATTCAATATCTGCATCCTGA
- the LOC141614533 gene encoding uncharacterized protein LOC141614533, which translates to MCRYRVPSEIVCDIGTQFVGKRTKAFCDEWNINLVTSTPGYPKANGPAKSSNKVVINCLKKKLKSRRGRWVEELPLVLWAYRITPKTSTGQTPYSLVYKCEAVIPVEVHVPTSRYSLNNIEANADLMQDKLVLTEELRDSAKIRMASYQQTVAKSYNKNVKIRVFREWDLVIRKLFPNKKEISADKIEATLL; encoded by the exons ATGTGCAGGTACAGAGTCCCTTCAGAGATAGTCTGCGACATTGGCACTCAGTTCGTTGGAAAAAGAACCAAGGCTTTCTGTGACGAATGGAATATAAACCTGGTGACTTCGACCCCTGGCTACCCAAAAGCAAACGGCCCGGCTAAATCAAGCAATAAAGTAGTCATCAACTGCCTGAAAAAGAAGCTGAAGAGTAGACGAGGCAGATGGGTTGAAGAACTTCCACTGGTACTCTGGGCATACAGGATAACTCCAAAAACATCAACAGGCCAGACACCTTACTCCCTAGTATATAAGTGTGAAGCAGTCATCCCTGTGGAAGTACATGTGCCAACCTCAAGATACAGCCTAAACAACATCGAAGCAAATGCCGACCTgatgcaagacaaattagtcctGACAGAAGAATTGAGAGAttctgccaaaatcaggatggcttCATATCAACAAACAGTAGCTAAAAGCTATAACAAGAATGTCAAAATTAGAGTTTTCAGGGAATGGGACCTTGTCATACGAAAattattcccaaacaaaaaagaaaTATCAGCAGACAA GATTGAGGCTACCCTGTTATAG